The Shewanella sp. MTB7 genome includes a window with the following:
- the prc gene encoding carboxy terminal-processing peptidase: MRKIPLVVSIASIFVGFSAWALTPSIPFSELPALTQEPQHKVASKRVTGLFTRSHYHRFDLDDNFSEQVFQRYLKQLDFRRNVMLQSDLDSFAVYSKQFDDMLKSGDLTPAYKMFDLVQKRRYERFVYALSLLDKEIDFTVANDKYQYDREDAAWAKDEAEINELWRQRVKYDALNLKLTGKTWEEIVPVLEKRYNNAIKRLSQTKSEDVFQGVMNAFSRTVEPHTSYLSPRNAERFQMEMNLSLEGIGAVLQMDDDYTVIKSLVAGGPAATSEKLSPEDKIVGVGQDGKEIVDVIGWRLDDVVELIKGPKGSKVVLQILPKKGGSSAKPFELVIIRDKIRLEDRAATSEVIEPEEGMYANRKVGVIQIPGFYMDLSKDVSKELVKLKEAQVEGIIIDLRGNGGGALTEATLLTGLFIEQGPVVQIRDANGRVTDNRDNDGKVAYSGPLSVMVDRYSASASEIFAAALQDYDRALIVGESTFGKGTVQQHKSLGRIYDMYEKPIGHVQYTIAKFYRINGGSTQLKGVTPDISFPSALEPGEYGEAEEDNALPWDKVPVAQYGTLGDVNPNLITNLDTKHKARIGKDVEFGYIYQDIAEFKKHHDEKTVSLVESERVSEREINDKKQLDRLNERRVSQGFEVVKSLDSDDETDAETVDEKEVETPDAFLDETVYITLDLVDIEKMAKNDIR, from the coding sequence ATGCGAAAAATACCCCTGGTTGTTTCAATCGCCAGTATTTTTGTAGGATTTTCGGCGTGGGCGTTAACCCCATCAATTCCATTCAGCGAGTTACCCGCTTTAACACAGGAGCCGCAACATAAAGTTGCGAGCAAACGTGTTACTGGTCTCTTCACTCGTTCTCATTATCATAGATTCGATCTTGATGATAATTTCTCTGAGCAAGTTTTTCAACGTTACCTCAAGCAGCTTGATTTTCGTCGTAACGTGATGTTGCAAAGCGATCTCGATAGCTTTGCTGTTTACTCAAAGCAGTTCGATGACATGCTTAAAAGCGGTGATTTGACGCCTGCATATAAGATGTTTGACTTGGTGCAGAAGCGTCGTTATGAACGTTTCGTTTACGCATTATCTCTGCTTGATAAAGAGATAGATTTTACGGTGGCTAATGATAAATATCAATATGATCGTGAAGATGCCGCTTGGGCAAAGGATGAAGCTGAAATAAATGAATTATGGCGTCAGCGTGTTAAGTATGATGCGCTGAACCTTAAGTTGACAGGTAAAACCTGGGAAGAAATAGTCCCAGTGCTTGAAAAGCGTTACAATAATGCGATTAAACGATTGAGCCAAACAAAAAGTGAAGATGTGTTCCAAGGTGTGATGAATGCATTTTCTCGTACGGTAGAACCACACACAAGTTATCTCTCACCTCGTAATGCAGAACGCTTTCAGATGGAGATGAACTTAAGCCTTGAAGGCATAGGTGCTGTGTTACAGATGGATGATGATTATACCGTGATCAAAAGTTTGGTGGCAGGTGGTCCCGCTGCAACCAGTGAGAAATTATCGCCAGAAGATAAGATTGTTGGTGTCGGACAAGACGGTAAAGAGATTGTTGATGTTATAGGCTGGCGTCTTGATGATGTTGTAGAGCTAATTAAAGGCCCCAAAGGCAGTAAAGTTGTTCTACAAATTTTACCTAAGAAAGGGGGCTCTTCTGCTAAGCCTTTCGAACTTGTCATTATTAGAGATAAAATCAGATTAGAAGATCGCGCAGCAACATCAGAAGTGATTGAGCCTGAAGAGGGAATGTATGCTAACCGTAAAGTTGGTGTGATTCAGATCCCTGGTTTCTATATGGATCTCTCAAAAGATGTCTCCAAAGAGCTAGTTAAACTAAAAGAAGCACAAGTTGAAGGCATTATTATTGATCTTAGAGGAAATGGCGGTGGTGCATTAACTGAGGCAACACTATTAACGGGCTTGTTTATTGAACAAGGTCCAGTGGTTCAGATCAGAGATGCAAACGGTAGAGTGACTGATAATCGTGATAATGATGGTAAAGTTGCTTACTCAGGCCCATTGAGTGTGATGGTAGATCGCTACAGTGCATCGGCATCAGAGATTTTTGCCGCTGCGCTTCAGGACTATGATCGTGCATTAATTGTTGGAGAGTCAACTTTTGGTAAAGGTACAGTGCAGCAACATAAGAGCCTAGGCCGAATTTATGATATGTATGAGAAGCCAATAGGGCATGTTCAATATACGATAGCTAAATTTTACCGTATTAACGGTGGCAGTACTCAGCTTAAAGGCGTTACGCCTGATATCTCATTCCCTAGTGCATTGGAGCCTGGTGAGTATGGTGAAGCCGAGGAAGATAACGCGTTACCTTGGGATAAAGTTCCTGTTGCTCAATACGGTACACTTGGTGATGTGAATCCAAACCTTATTACTAATTTGGATACTAAACATAAAGCGCGTATTGGTAAAGATGTTGAATTTGGCTATATCTATCAGGACATCGCCGAATTTAAAAAGCATCACGATGAGAAAACTGTATCCTTAGTTGAAAGCGAGCGAGTCTCTGAGCGTGAAATTAATGATAAAAAGCAGTTGGATCGCCTTAATGAGCGTCGTGTAAGTCAAGGGTTTGAAGTTGTTAAGAGCCTAGACAGTGATGACGAGACTGATGCAGAAACCGTTGATGAGAAGGAAGTTGAAACACCTGACGCTTTCCTTGACGAAACTGTTTATATCACTTTAGACTTAGTCGATATTGAAAAAATGGCAAAGAACGACATTAGGTAA
- the pepN gene encoding aminopeptidase N, translating into MAQVKAKYLKDYLSPAFIITHIDLSFDLAGSNTQVTAKSHVVRKDNQQTKLILDGDLMKLLSVKINDVDVTYIQDEAGLTIETRLKEFELEIVTQLDPEANSSLEGLYMSDGAYCTQCEAEGFRRITYFLDRPDVLTVYSVRVEADKAAFPYLLSNGNLMEQGDLVGGRHFVQWQDPFPKPAYLFALVAGDFDLLEGEFITRSQRPVKLQVFVDKGNLHKSHHAMASLKKSMAWDESRFDLEYDLDIYMIVAVDFFNMGAMENKGLNVFNTKYVLADTSSATDDDYHGIEAVVGHEYFHNWTGNRVTCRDWFQLSLKEGLTVFRDQEFSSDLGSRAVNRIHAIKVIKNQQFAEDSGPMAHPIRPESVIEMNNFYTVTVYNKGAEVIRMIHTLLGESGFQAGMKLYFERHDGQAVTCDDFTAAMQDASGVDLSQFVLWYSQSGTPIVTVTELYDENNKKYKLIINQLTPTTADQINKSALHIPFDLELLSPEGDSMLSEVLDVKSTHEEFVFNNIAHKPTPSLLQNFSAPVKLDFDYSIEQLVHLMRFASSEVARWEASVALFSQSVWANVDNLNAKKAMYVDLRLTDAYRGVLLSESLDPALVAEIFTFPSVSSLIEQVSSVELDILAIARDFVIEALASACEDELLARYREQVNVDSPAARSLKNACLLLLQKVSEEHQQHAQWQYDNAVNMTDSLGALQALNGEGSSLRSRLMADYETKWLETPLVMDKWLTLQATSGSDTCLERLEALTEHASFSFSNPNRVRSLVGAFAAANIIQFHRHDGKGYNFLTETIIKLNKLNPQVAARLITPLIQFKKFDQHRQALMKSCLERILALPELSTDLYEKASKALD; encoded by the coding sequence ATGGCACAAGTTAAAGCGAAATACCTCAAAGATTATTTATCCCCTGCATTCATCATTACCCATATCGATCTGAGTTTTGACTTAGCGGGCTCAAATACTCAAGTCACTGCTAAAAGCCATGTGGTTCGTAAAGATAATCAACAAACTAAACTAATACTTGATGGTGATTTGATGAAATTGCTATCAGTTAAGATCAATGATGTTGATGTTACTTATATTCAAGATGAAGCAGGGTTGACGATTGAAACAAGGCTGAAAGAGTTCGAGTTAGAGATTGTGACCCAACTTGATCCTGAAGCCAATTCAAGTCTTGAAGGTCTTTATATGTCAGATGGAGCTTATTGCACTCAGTGTGAGGCTGAAGGCTTTAGACGCATCACTTACTTTCTAGATAGACCCGATGTTCTTACTGTATATAGTGTCCGAGTCGAAGCTGATAAAGCGGCTTTTCCCTATCTATTAAGTAATGGCAATCTTATGGAGCAAGGTGATCTTGTTGGAGGTCGTCATTTTGTACAGTGGCAAGATCCTTTCCCTAAACCTGCTTATCTGTTTGCCTTAGTTGCCGGTGATTTCGACCTGTTAGAAGGTGAATTTATTACCCGTAGTCAGCGCCCTGTAAAACTGCAGGTTTTTGTTGATAAAGGCAATCTTCATAAATCACATCACGCGATGGCATCATTGAAAAAGTCCATGGCTTGGGATGAGTCCCGCTTCGATCTTGAATATGATCTCGATATCTACATGATAGTCGCTGTTGATTTTTTCAACATGGGAGCGATGGAAAACAAAGGCTTAAATGTCTTTAATACTAAATATGTGTTGGCTGATACCAGTTCGGCTACCGATGATGATTATCATGGTATTGAGGCTGTAGTTGGTCATGAGTATTTCCATAACTGGACAGGCAACCGTGTAACATGCCGTGACTGGTTCCAATTAAGCCTTAAAGAGGGATTAACCGTCTTTAGGGATCAAGAGTTCAGCTCTGATCTTGGTTCTCGTGCTGTAAATCGCATTCATGCTATTAAAGTTATTAAAAATCAGCAGTTTGCCGAAGATTCAGGGCCTATGGCTCATCCGATTAGACCTGAGTCGGTTATAGAGATGAATAACTTCTACACCGTGACTGTCTATAACAAGGGGGCTGAAGTGATTCGAATGATACACACTCTGCTTGGTGAATCAGGCTTTCAAGCGGGTATGAAGCTCTACTTTGAACGTCATGATGGCCAAGCTGTGACGTGTGATGATTTCACTGCAGCGATGCAAGATGCAAGTGGTGTTGATCTTAGTCAGTTTGTTTTATGGTACAGCCAGTCGGGAACACCAATTGTGACTGTAACAGAGCTGTATGATGAGAATAATAAAAAATACAAGCTTATTATTAATCAGTTAACTCCTACTACGGCCGATCAAATCAATAAATCAGCACTGCATATTCCGTTTGATCTTGAGCTGTTATCGCCAGAAGGCGATTCAATGCTGAGTGAAGTGCTCGATGTTAAGTCTACTCATGAAGAGTTTGTGTTTAACAATATTGCCCATAAACCAACGCCATCCTTGCTGCAGAATTTCTCTGCGCCTGTGAAACTTGATTTTGATTACTCGATAGAGCAATTGGTTCACCTGATGCGCTTTGCATCGAGTGAAGTGGCTCGGTGGGAAGCATCGGTTGCACTCTTTAGCCAATCAGTTTGGGCAAATGTTGACAACTTAAATGCAAAAAAAGCGATGTATGTTGATCTTAGACTGACCGATGCTTACCGTGGCGTATTGTTATCTGAGTCATTAGATCCTGCGCTTGTGGCGGAGATCTTTACTTTCCCAAGTGTATCCTCTTTGATTGAGCAAGTTAGCTCTGTTGAACTTGATATTTTAGCTATTGCGCGTGACTTTGTGATTGAAGCGCTTGCATCTGCCTGTGAGGATGAATTACTTGCTCGCTATCGTGAGCAAGTCAATGTCGATAGTCCAGCTGCTCGTTCACTTAAAAATGCATGTTTGTTATTGTTGCAAAAGGTATCAGAAGAGCACCAACAACATGCTCAATGGCAGTATGATAATGCCGTTAATATGACTGATAGTTTAGGGGCTCTACAGGCCTTAAATGGTGAGGGTTCTTCTTTACGAAGTAGGCTTATGGCTGATTATGAAACCAAGTGGCTAGAGACTCCGCTTGTTATGGATAAATGGCTAACCTTGCAAGCGACATCTGGATCAGACACTTGTTTAGAGAGATTAGAGGCGTTAACTGAACATGCATCTTTCAGTTTCTCTAATCCAAATAGGGTACGTTCTTTAGTAGGAGCTTTTGCCGCAGCTAACATAATTCAATTCCATCGACACGATGGTAAGGGCTATAATTTTTTAACTGAAACCATTATTAAGTTGAATAAGTTAAATCCCCAAGTGGCAGCTAGACTCATCACGCCACTTATTCAGTTTAAAAAGTTCGACCAACATAGGCAAGCGCTGATGAAGTCCTGTTTAGAACGCATTTTGGCACTACCTGAATTATCAACTGACCTTTATGAAAAAGCCTCGAAAGCACTTGATTAA
- a CDS encoding DUF2835 domain-containing protein, whose protein sequence is MTFYFSLHVSFQEFERYYQGHVSKVEVHDQNGRTLWINGRHFRPFLTRSGIKGQFKMELTSTGDLLSLTQI, encoded by the coding sequence ATGACTTTTTACTTTTCTCTTCATGTCAGTTTCCAAGAGTTTGAGCGGTATTATCAAGGCCATGTTAGTAAAGTCGAAGTACATGACCAAAATGGTAGAACCCTTTGGATTAATGGTAGACATTTTCGACCTTTCTTAACAAGGTCTGGGATCAAAGGACAATTTAAAATGGAATTGACCAGTACCGGTGACCTTCTATCATTGACACAAATTTGA
- a CDS encoding DUF1302 domain-containing protein, with protein sequence MKKVINGFNKSTLALGIVAALSMGVTSSVSAISFNWGEVEGTFDSTFSAGASWRVEGRDWDSHIGKVNHPNFDWSNYSAFNNTKYTSTQIWAQPGSYSSNGDLSNQLYAKGDTTAVVFKGLHELSLKYKNFGVFARGMYFFDQKANNGSYGYTDPITGQDYDPCADSKASDVQCKDIRLLDAFVYGDFDFNDGANPLTVRIGNQVVSWGESTLIPHGIGVINPVDLNILNAPGSELKEAFRPQGMIWASLGLTDEMSVEAFYQYDWESVWVPTPGSFFSTNDFAGYGGYSQNAQLGFNANPDINLAFLEQEYNNLVGMMASGQVTPEQLGALALAYPTKVTLVEDQASASDSGQFGLKIGYYAPELGETEFGLYYMNYHSRRPLISGTVANFTQEAIGRDLAQLGGIAASGGTVDRETLLGLETFSKAQIVYPEDIQLYGLSFNTLVADTSVAGEIAHRIDEPLQIDDVELLFAAMPQQLANAGLRPDLDGISQMSVVAPGETAKGYILRDTTQAQFTLTHLFGPTWGMSNLVMLAEVGGVWIHDMPDEDVLRLNGPGTGRSGGNPDMPGIIQALQDGVETNPFPTDFAWGYRLVAKADYNNLFAGVNMSPRIIFSHDVDGITPDPMFLFTEGKKSVSVGVNFDYQSRWGADFSYNSFFGGVGTTNQMSDRDYVSFNIKYSI encoded by the coding sequence ATGAAAAAGGTTATTAACGGCTTTAATAAGTCGACACTTGCTTTAGGGATCGTAGCGGCATTGAGTATGGGAGTAACATCCAGCGTCAGTGCTATATCGTTCAATTGGGGAGAGGTTGAAGGTACATTCGATAGTACCTTCTCAGCGGGCGCTAGCTGGCGCGTTGAAGGTCGTGACTGGGACAGTCACATCGGTAAGGTCAATCACCCTAACTTTGACTGGTCTAACTATTCAGCATTCAATAATACAAAATATACTTCAACTCAAATATGGGCGCAGCCAGGTTCATATTCCAGTAATGGTGACTTGAGTAATCAACTTTACGCTAAAGGAGACACTACTGCCGTTGTATTTAAAGGGTTACATGAACTGTCGCTTAAATATAAGAACTTTGGTGTGTTTGCGCGAGGAATGTATTTCTTTGATCAAAAGGCCAACAATGGCAGTTATGGCTATACCGATCCGATAACAGGTCAAGACTATGATCCATGTGCAGACTCGAAAGCATCAGATGTGCAATGTAAAGATATTCGATTGTTAGATGCATTTGTTTACGGTGACTTTGATTTCAATGATGGTGCAAACCCACTTACAGTTCGTATCGGTAACCAAGTCGTGTCTTGGGGGGAAAGTACGCTTATACCACATGGAATAGGCGTTATTAACCCGGTTGATCTTAATATACTCAATGCGCCAGGTTCTGAACTAAAAGAGGCCTTTAGACCTCAAGGCATGATCTGGGCATCGTTAGGACTTACTGACGAAATGTCAGTTGAAGCTTTTTATCAATATGATTGGGAGTCTGTCTGGGTGCCAACCCCTGGTTCATTCTTTTCTACCAATGATTTTGCCGGATATGGCGGTTATAGTCAGAATGCTCAGCTAGGTTTCAATGCTAATCCAGATATTAATCTTGCGTTTTTAGAGCAAGAGTACAACAACTTAGTAGGTATGATGGCGTCTGGTCAGGTAACACCTGAACAGTTAGGTGCACTTGCTTTGGCTTATCCAACAAAAGTGACACTAGTTGAAGATCAGGCAAGTGCCAGTGACTCGGGTCAATTTGGTCTTAAAATTGGTTACTACGCCCCAGAGCTTGGCGAGACTGAGTTTGGCCTTTACTACATGAATTACCATAGTCGCAGACCGCTGATCAGTGGCACAGTTGCTAACTTTACTCAAGAAGCTATTGGTCGTGATCTTGCTCAACTTGGTGGGATAGCAGCGAGTGGCGGCACGGTAGATCGTGAAACCTTATTAGGTTTGGAGACTTTCTCTAAGGCACAAATCGTTTATCCAGAAGATATCCAACTTTATGGATTAAGTTTCAATACTTTAGTGGCTGACACTTCTGTCGCTGGTGAAATTGCTCACCGTATAGATGAGCCACTACAGATTGATGATGTTGAACTGCTTTTTGCTGCAATGCCACAACAACTCGCGAATGCGGGTCTGCGTCCGGATCTTGATGGAATTTCACAAATGAGTGTTGTTGCACCAGGTGAAACGGCAAAAGGTTATATTTTGAGGGATACAACTCAGGCGCAATTTACCTTAACACATCTGTTTGGTCCCACATGGGGCATGAGTAACTTAGTCATGCTGGCTGAAGTGGGTGGTGTGTGGATCCATGATATGCCAGATGAAGATGTGTTGCGCTTAAATGGCCCTGGAACGGGTCGCTCTGGTGGTAACCCTGATATGCCAGGGATCATCCAAGCGCTGCAGGATGGTGTTGAGACAAATCCTTTCCCAACCGATTTTGCATGGGGTTATCGTTTAGTCGCAAAAGCGGATTACAATAATTTGTTTGCCGGTGTAAACATGTCTCCTCGAATCATCTTCTCTCACGATGTCGATGGTATCACTCCGGATCCTATGTTCTTGTTTACTGAAGGCAAGAAATCTGTATCTGTTGGTGTTAACTTTGATTATCAGAGTCGCTGGGGTGCTGATTTCTCTTACAACAGCTTCTTCGGTGGTGTAGGAACAACTAACCAGATGTCTGACCGTGATTACGTGTCATTTAACATCAAGTATTCAATCTAA
- a CDS encoding DUF1329 domain-containing protein, with product MNKLGILSAAVMVALSAPSALAKVSEAEAAKLGTELTPMGGVKAANADGSIPAWDGGIKSAIAGYEKGMHHPDPFSQDKIEFTITNANKDKYKANLSEGQMKLFELYPDTYKMNVYQTRRTASVPQFVYDATKANATRAELVSEGNGVKGASIGVPFPIPQNGLEVIWNHVLRFRGVDVETARSQAAPTAGGSYTLVETSEEIRFQYSRPEMTLDQLNATNTLFYFKQVVTQPARLAGTALLVKETMDQEALPRQAWTYNTGQRRVRKAPNVAFDTPGSVSDGLRTTDDFDMFNGSPVRYNWELIGKQEVYIPYNDYKLHSDKLEYDQIVHPGHINPEFVRWEKHRVWVVKAQLKEGMRHIYKTRIFYIDEDSWQVSLADMYDNRDELYRVAVAHGLNYYEVPTHWSTLEVFHDLQSRRYLAMGLDNEGRMYNFDAKLSEANFTPAALRRAGIR from the coding sequence ATGAATAAACTTGGGATATTGTCGGCTGCTGTGATGGTTGCACTAAGTGCTCCAAGCGCATTAGCCAAAGTAAGCGAGGCTGAGGCTGCAAAGCTTGGTACGGAGCTAACGCCTATGGGTGGAGTCAAAGCGGCGAATGCCGATGGTTCTATTCCGGCTTGGGATGGTGGGATTAAATCTGCTATTGCGGGATATGAGAAGGGGATGCATCATCCTGATCCTTTCTCGCAAGATAAGATTGAGTTCACTATCACTAATGCTAATAAAGATAAGTATAAGGCTAACCTTAGTGAAGGTCAGATGAAGCTTTTTGAGCTTTATCCTGATACTTATAAAATGAACGTTTATCAGACGCGTCGTACGGCATCTGTTCCGCAGTTTGTTTATGATGCAACTAAAGCTAATGCGACTCGAGCTGAACTTGTTTCTGAAGGTAACGGCGTTAAAGGTGCTTCAATAGGAGTTCCTTTCCCGATACCGCAAAATGGTTTAGAGGTCATTTGGAACCATGTATTGCGTTTTCGTGGTGTCGATGTCGAAACGGCCCGAAGTCAAGCTGCACCAACCGCTGGCGGTAGTTATACATTGGTTGAGACATCAGAGGAAATTAGATTTCAGTACTCTCGTCCTGAAATGACCCTCGATCAGTTGAACGCAACCAATACCTTGTTTTACTTCAAGCAAGTTGTGACTCAACCAGCGCGTTTGGCAGGTACAGCTCTACTGGTAAAAGAGACAATGGATCAGGAAGCTTTACCTCGTCAAGCTTGGACCTATAACACAGGTCAGAGGCGAGTACGTAAAGCGCCTAATGTCGCATTTGACACTCCAGGTTCAGTTTCTGATGGCCTTAGAACAACCGATGATTTTGATATGTTTAATGGCTCTCCAGTGCGTTATAACTGGGAGTTGATCGGTAAACAAGAGGTGTATATTCCCTATAACGATTACAAGTTGCATTCAGACAAACTGGAGTATGATCAAATTGTTCATCCCGGTCATATCAATCCTGAATTTGTTCGTTGGGAAAAACACCGCGTATGGGTTGTTAAAGCTCAGCTGAAAGAGGGAATGCGCCATATCTATAAGACGCGTATTTTCTATATTGATGAAGATTCTTGGCAGGTATCATTAGCTGATATGTATGATAACCGTGATGAGTTATATCGTGTTGCTGTTGCGCATGGTCTTAACTATTACGAAGTTCCTACCCATTGGAGTACATTGGAAGTTTTCCATGATCTTCAATCACGTCGATATCTCGCAATGGGGCTCGATAACGAAGGTCGTATGTATAACTTTGATGCGAAATTGAGTGAAGCTAACTTCACCCCTGCAGCACTAAGACGTGCTGGCATTCGTTAA
- a CDS encoding WD40/YVTN/BNR-like repeat-containing protein produces the protein MLSSMLRLIPIILFTAFLSPISVVASDSFSLKNQIQPLAIKSNILDIAVKGETMVAVGERGHIFVFDEQNTPKWRQVLSPISSHLTKVFFITPKRGWAVGHDATIVHTQDAGLTWQVQNISPEVEKPLLDVLFFDENNGVAVGAYGLFYRTSNGGDEWTPEYHEELLFEEDVAYLAELKAEDEALYLSERSALLPHFNRIIATKDGRLIMVGELGLVSVSNDRGFHWQKLNFIYEGSLFNVIESKHRFYVMGLRGHLFQTATDLAQWNEIILPTDSTINGAMLKKDGSLRVVGNAGIVVDVAASGESELVTQRQGENLVSIDRDPQGHVWVAGTKGLFELK, from the coding sequence ATGTTGTCTAGCATGCTTCGATTGATCCCAATCATTTTATTTACGGCGTTCTTGTCACCTATATCTGTGGTGGCCAGCGACTCTTTTAGTTTAAAGAATCAAATTCAACCTTTGGCTATTAAGTCAAATATTCTCGATATAGCCGTTAAAGGTGAGACCATGGTGGCTGTTGGTGAGCGCGGTCATATTTTTGTTTTTGATGAGCAAAATACGCCCAAGTGGCGTCAAGTTCTATCACCAATATCATCACACCTCACGAAAGTTTTTTTTATTACCCCTAAACGTGGCTGGGCAGTGGGCCATGACGCAACTATTGTTCACACTCAGGATGCTGGTTTAACCTGGCAAGTTCAAAATATCTCTCCAGAGGTTGAGAAACCACTATTAGATGTACTCTTTTTTGACGAAAACAATGGTGTTGCGGTTGGTGCATATGGTCTGTTCTACCGCACCAGTAACGGTGGTGATGAGTGGACTCCTGAATATCATGAAGAGTTGCTGTTTGAAGAGGATGTCGCTTACTTAGCAGAGTTAAAAGCGGAAGATGAAGCGTTATATCTTAGTGAGCGTAGCGCGCTACTGCCACATTTTAATCGTATTATAGCCACTAAAGATGGTCGTCTTATTATGGTTGGTGAGCTTGGCCTTGTATCGGTATCTAATGATCGTGGCTTTCACTGGCAGAAACTTAATTTTATCTATGAAGGGTCGCTGTTTAATGTTATCGAATCAAAGCATCGCTTTTATGTGATGGGACTGCGAGGTCACCTATTTCAAACCGCAACGGATTTGGCTCAATGGAATGAAATTATTTTACCAACGGACTCTACCATTAATGGCGCTATGTTGAAAAAAGATGGATCGTTACGTGTAGTTGGTAATGCTGGAATTGTGGTTGATGTTGCTGCCAGTGGGGAAAGTGAGTTGGTTACTCAACGTCAAGGCGAGAATCTAGTTTCAATAGATCGAGATCCTCAGGGGCATGTATGGGTTGCAGGTACTAAAGGCCTCTTCGAACTAAAATAA